In one Clostridia bacterium genomic region, the following are encoded:
- a CDS encoding DEAD/DEAH box helicase: MNPKSHQDIPGRVSLEELDNRRSKGALLDRGRRLSPEQLMRELKRFGRVVKCDYRSFRSLEQEAVVYRALEGEDVLAIMPTGSGKSLAYQFTAFLKPKELTLVISPLKALIAQQDKFLPFGIGLTSDTFDRSAVWDSLLAGENYVLFISPEMLSNASFHIRLARYLKRGHLKLGRFVVDEVHCLSDWGHDFRAQYWWTAHYLRLLESQIPASTKTRDHVPLLLLTATADEQVLGDIRQHFPKIEDHEIVRAPANRPELVLSACRVDSARKRIDTLARLLRRQSKRPLPQGTPRRGIVFTLEAVSRDGGDDISNRFKADRLKADDVVTMLRKRGLRHVYSYSAKGMDKIGRDASREAFENALPRRGHVTAIIATNAFGMGMDYPSVPFVCHLYPRPNVSEYWQQVGRAGRGMNGNGDEGWAEALSLYSRKDARYSVRFAKAPAVDGLLNAFTIPLHGWMYVLAPGAGHMSLYGRGGGRTRFAKLLQRLQEMEIIGRSEHHVLVPKGAVRYRVNLRLLRRRSVLARLDELQDDEFPSKRLRKVFRYLRIASRSKKQQYIALDRWLYDHDRQGSVLQRLNRWVDAGYLELTSKMKKDFEIRLIATKRSLTSAMVRKIVERNDLWAEHKKECMQEMFWVLRASSPQVRQRRVLQYFGETTSMQFKYDRHVIAGLPKWLAKT; this comes from the coding sequence ATGAATCCGAAGAGTCATCAAGATATTCCGGGTAGAGTCAGCCTCGAAGAATTAGACAATCGCCGCTCCAAGGGCGCGCTTCTTGACCGCGGACGGCGATTGAGCCCTGAGCAACTAATGAGAGAATTAAAACGCTTTGGGCGCGTTGTTAAGTGTGACTACCGCAGTTTCAGGTCACTCGAACAGGAAGCTGTAGTCTATCGCGCACTAGAAGGCGAGGACGTTCTTGCGATTATGCCTACTGGCTCGGGCAAGTCGCTCGCGTACCAGTTCACTGCCTTCCTTAAACCTAAAGAATTGACCTTGGTGATTAGCCCTCTCAAAGCGTTAATTGCACAACAAGACAAGTTCCTCCCCTTCGGAATCGGACTGACCAGCGACACATTCGACAGGAGTGCGGTGTGGGATTCGCTTTTGGCCGGTGAGAACTACGTCCTGTTTATTTCTCCAGAGATGCTCTCGAATGCAAGTTTCCACATCCGATTAGCACGGTACCTGAAACGTGGCCACTTAAAACTAGGACGGTTCGTTGTCGATGAAGTTCATTGTCTCTCCGACTGGGGCCATGACTTCCGCGCGCAATACTGGTGGACTGCCCACTATCTCCGGCTTCTGGAATCTCAGATACCGGCGTCCACAAAGACGAGGGACCACGTTCCGCTCCTGCTTCTTACCGCCACAGCTGACGAGCAGGTCCTTGGAGACATCCGACAGCATTTTCCAAAAATCGAGGACCATGAGATCGTGCGTGCGCCGGCGAATCGACCTGAACTGGTGCTCTCTGCTTGCCGTGTAGATTCCGCGCGTAAACGCATTGATACTCTGGCCCGGCTCCTCCGGAGGCAATCAAAACGCCCGCTACCCCAAGGGACCCCTCGCCGAGGAATCGTTTTCACGTTGGAAGCTGTCTCCCGCGATGGTGGTGACGATATCAGCAATCGGTTCAAGGCAGATAGGTTGAAGGCAGACGACGTCGTCACAATGCTTAGAAAGCGCGGCTTGCGACATGTTTACAGCTACAGCGCGAAAGGCATGGACAAAATTGGTCGCGATGCGTCACGCGAAGCCTTCGAAAATGCTCTTCCAAGGCGAGGACACGTTACCGCAATAATTGCGACGAATGCCTTTGGAATGGGGATGGACTATCCCTCAGTACCATTTGTTTGTCACTTATATCCGCGCCCCAATGTTTCAGAATATTGGCAGCAAGTAGGTCGCGCCGGACGCGGTATGAACGGGAATGGCGACGAGGGTTGGGCCGAGGCCTTGTCATTATATTCGCGGAAAGACGCCCGATACTCAGTTCGCTTTGCAAAAGCCCCCGCGGTGGATGGGCTGCTGAACGCGTTCACGATACCCCTGCATGGGTGGATGTATGTTTTGGCGCCGGGTGCTGGGCACATGTCGTTGTACGGTCGCGGCGGAGGACGTACGCGTTTCGCCAAGCTGCTACAACGACTCCAGGAGATGGAAATCATAGGGCGTTCCGAGCATCACGTGCTCGTGCCGAAAGGTGCCGTTCGTTATCGCGTAAACCTTCGTTTGTTGCGACGCCGCTCAGTCTTGGCCCGTCTAGACGAGTTACAGGACGATGAATTTCCCAGTAAAAGGCTGAGGAAGGTGTTTCGGTATCTCCGAATAGCTTCACGGTCCAAGAAGCAGCAATACATTGCTCTCGATCGCTGGCTATATGACCACGATCGTCAGGGCTCAGTGCTTCAGCGCCTTAACCGGTGGGTCGATGCCGGGTATCTTGAACTAACAAGTAAGATGAAGAAGGACTTTGAAATCCGCCTAATCGCGACGAAGCGCTCGCTTACGTCAGCAATGGTGAGAAAGATAGTTGAACGCAACGATCTCTGGGCGGAACACAAAAAAGAGTGCATGCAAGAGATGTTTTGGGTCTTGCGCGCAAGCTCTCCGCAGGTCAGGCAGAGGCGTGTCCTTCAATACTTTGGAGAAACGACTTCAATGCAGTTCAAATATGATCGGCATGTCATAGCAGGGCTGCCGAAATGGCTGGCAAAGACGTAG
- a CDS encoding helix-turn-helix transcriptional regulator, whose amino-acid sequence MFDFRFSSPNTCNSASNVLIQHCTMLYIALSGITRFVARTGVNMSSTYEEIGRKIRTLRTGLNGIGISQEALAEGIGTNPNTISRWETAIYKPTLDDLEKLSKFFKMPISYFLPQSEIDSRSAAILNAIRDLSDNDAEDVIRYALFRRATAVKL is encoded by the coding sequence ATGTTTGATTTTAGATTCAGTTCCCCAAACACGTGCAATAGTGCATCTAATGTGCTGATACAGCATTGCACTATGTTGTATATTGCACTTTCAGGAATTACCCGATTTGTCGCGAGGACGGGCGTAAACATGTCGAGCACGTACGAAGAGATCGGAAGGAAAATTCGGACTTTGAGAACAGGATTGAATGGCATCGGAATCAGTCAAGAGGCGCTGGCTGAAGGAATTGGAACTAATCCCAACACCATTTCACGTTGGGAAACCGCTATCTACAAACCCACGCTTGACGATTTAGAAAAACTTTCGAAGTTCTTCAAGATGCCTATTTCATACTTTTTGCCACAATCTGAGATTGACTCGCGTTCCGCCGCAATCCTTAACGCCATACGTGATCTCAGTGACAACGATGCCGAAGACGTGATTCGATATGCCCTGTTCAGGCGCGCAACGGCGGTGAAGTTATAG
- a CDS encoding UvrD-helicase domain-containing protein: MSEPSEHDCCIPFTPTPEQDKVIKASAESRLLVDAAAGTGKTAVACARVAHLIQNCGVEPTNLWLISFTRPAVAEIRKRIFDYVGGAAYSIKIATLDQQAFQIVQGFQSSKEQRIFESYELTIEKAIELLVNARPEVREAIGFLEHVIVDEAQDVVGRRAELLLNVVNLLGKSCGVSIFFDPAQAIYQFSEPPQQRFTLPEVLRNSKTLKFTESRLTKVHRTSSAKLLSIFEQTRVTVLSAKLPGESKFSKVKEDIKTFADSELGKEFLQGVEASEDLLVLFRSRGEVLKASSLLSGAETKHRVRISGYPSCVHPWVALLFWDYCERQITRSTFEGLVRKRMSSALASGHSEVIWALLKRVAQESKDLVNIHQLRRVLSRPRPPIDFTSPDVGSTGPIIGTIHASKGREADDVHLHFNDDDDRECSSLDEEASVLFVGATRARKSLKIGNGFKWMRTLKPSGRAFHVDYAKSHPASVEIGMNGDVDPLGQASQSLYKNAEEAIASQTVLSQLSGSVFKLSAQTDREKDFRYRLIYNETVVGHLSDVVNKELFFVGRKVNSKTKLRPSPNIYDVWSVGVRSIVLAPENTGLQSLLPPFNESGIMLAPVPCAFPTVRFYSYGGKRK; this comes from the coding sequence TTGTCAGAACCTTCTGAACATGACTGCTGCATTCCGTTTACTCCAACCCCAGAGCAGGATAAGGTCATCAAAGCATCCGCCGAATCAAGGCTGTTGGTCGATGCGGCTGCAGGAACCGGCAAGACCGCAGTAGCATGTGCACGCGTCGCGCACCTCATCCAGAATTGTGGGGTTGAACCGACCAATCTGTGGCTAATCAGCTTTACTCGCCCAGCCGTCGCCGAGATTCGAAAGAGGATTTTCGATTATGTGGGGGGTGCCGCCTACTCGATTAAGATTGCGACTCTAGATCAACAAGCTTTCCAGATTGTGCAGGGCTTTCAATCTTCGAAAGAACAAAGAATTTTTGAAAGTTATGAACTTACGATTGAGAAGGCGATCGAGCTTCTCGTAAACGCACGACCTGAAGTCAGAGAGGCCATTGGTTTTCTTGAGCACGTAATTGTCGATGAAGCCCAGGACGTAGTTGGGAGACGGGCAGAGTTGCTGTTGAATGTCGTGAATCTTCTTGGAAAGTCTTGTGGAGTTTCGATATTCTTCGATCCTGCTCAAGCAATTTATCAGTTTAGCGAACCTCCCCAACAGCGTTTCACCCTCCCCGAAGTGCTTCGAAACAGTAAGACACTAAAGTTTACTGAATCGCGTTTAACAAAGGTCCACCGTACGAGCTCTGCCAAACTGCTTTCGATATTTGAACAAACGCGCGTGACTGTTTTGAGCGCCAAACTGCCGGGGGAAAGCAAATTTTCGAAGGTGAAAGAAGACATCAAGACGTTTGCGGACTCAGAACTCGGAAAGGAATTTCTGCAGGGAGTGGAGGCTAGTGAAGATCTGCTCGTACTGTTCAGAAGCCGGGGTGAAGTTCTTAAAGCATCTTCGCTGCTTTCAGGTGCAGAGACCAAACACCGGGTGCGAATTTCAGGATACCCTTCGTGTGTGCACCCATGGGTGGCACTACTGTTTTGGGACTATTGCGAGCGACAGATAACGAGATCTACCTTCGAAGGTCTCGTCCGCAAGCGAATGTCTTCGGCGCTTGCCAGCGGTCACTCAGAAGTTATCTGGGCATTACTCAAGAGAGTGGCCCAGGAGAGTAAAGATCTCGTAAATATTCATCAGTTGCGAAGAGTGCTTTCGAGGCCGAGACCACCAATCGATTTCACGAGTCCGGACGTCGGCAGCACAGGACCGATCATTGGGACGATTCACGCCTCGAAGGGCCGTGAAGCGGATGACGTACATCTGCACTTTAACGATGATGATGATCGAGAATGTTCTAGCCTAGACGAAGAGGCGAGCGTTCTTTTCGTAGGGGCTACGCGAGCGCGCAAGTCGCTCAAGATAGGAAACGGTTTTAAATGGATGCGGACACTTAAACCGTCTGGCAGGGCATTTCACGTCGATTATGCGAAGTCGCATCCGGCATCTGTCGAGATTGGCATGAATGGAGACGTCGATCCGCTGGGACAAGCTTCTCAGTCGCTTTACAAGAATGCCGAAGAAGCGATAGCGAGCCAAACTGTTCTTTCCCAATTGTCCGGATCAGTGTTCAAGCTCAGCGCGCAAACTGACAGGGAAAAAGACTTTCGATACCGGCTCATTTACAACGAGACGGTGGTCGGGCATCTTAGCGACGTTGTGAATAAGGAACTCTTCTTCGTAGGAAGAAAAGTGAACAGCAAGACCAAGTTGCGCCCAAGCCCCAACATCTACGACGTGTGGTCAGTTGGAGTCAGGTCTATTGTGCTTGCACCCGAAAATACCGGCTTACAGTCGTTGCTGCCGCCCTTCAACGAGAGTGGCATTATGCTTGCGCCCGTGCCCTGCGCATTCCCGACAGTTCGATTTTATTCCTATGGAGGCAAGCGAAAGTGA
- a CDS encoding recombinase family protein — MKRKLVKKVVSEPTEKLGVSYVRVSSKEQEKEGFSIPAQQKLIREYAAEKGIEIVREFVDVETAKTSGREEFGEMVSFLVEHPEIYAILTEKTDRLHRNMKDYCTMEELQRELHFIKEGSVISKDSRSAEKFIYGIKSLMAKNYIDNLKEEVRKGQIEKASQGIWPSFAPIGYENVLLPSNKRGIAPDPNRGELVRACFEHYATGNFSLKELAKWAKSAGLTFRGSGRPVNKATLQVIVHNRIYMGEFDWDGVRYVGIHTPLISAELWDKVQGVLDRRYSQRYRVVKNDLAFSGLIRCGHCGCALVGEIKKGRYVYYHCTRNRGECSQKYVKEEMLEAAYVEAIGRITLPSEFVDWALSVIRENAEEDRRFHLEAAARLDKELVQIQKRLNTMYQDRLSNRISPEMYDELAASVNREEARLQREIKEHRSDSPASYVAESAQVLELAAKARKLFEMQTPRNKRQLLNVVLSNSTWKDGKLSVDYRQPFELFSTWSETMKNATEHEGGEKGQNENWLLR, encoded by the coding sequence ATGAAACGAAAACTAGTTAAGAAAGTGGTTTCGGAGCCGACCGAAAAGTTAGGGGTTTCCTATGTCCGGGTATCGTCTAAGGAACAAGAGAAGGAAGGTTTCTCTATCCCTGCGCAGCAGAAACTAATCCGTGAATACGCGGCGGAGAAAGGTATTGAGATTGTAAGAGAATTTGTTGACGTCGAAACCGCAAAAACGAGTGGCAGGGAGGAGTTCGGAGAGATGGTGAGTTTCCTCGTTGAGCATCCGGAAATCTACGCCATTCTCACCGAAAAAACGGATCGGCTGCATCGAAACATGAAGGACTATTGCACGATGGAGGAACTGCAACGCGAACTCCACTTCATCAAGGAGGGATCCGTCATCTCCAAGGATTCGCGGTCTGCCGAGAAGTTCATCTATGGAATAAAGTCTCTGATGGCCAAGAATTACATCGACAACCTGAAAGAAGAAGTACGGAAGGGTCAGATCGAGAAGGCTTCGCAAGGGATCTGGCCTTCATTTGCCCCTATCGGTTACGAGAATGTCTTACTGCCTTCAAACAAGCGCGGCATTGCTCCAGACCCGAATAGAGGAGAACTGGTTCGCGCATGTTTCGAGCACTACGCAACCGGCAACTTTTCTCTCAAGGAGCTGGCGAAATGGGCTAAGTCCGCGGGGTTAACATTTCGCGGCAGTGGTCGTCCGGTCAACAAAGCAACCTTGCAAGTAATAGTTCACAACCGCATTTATATGGGTGAGTTTGACTGGGACGGCGTTCGTTATGTTGGCATTCACACACCACTCATCTCAGCTGAATTGTGGGACAAAGTCCAAGGCGTTTTGGATCGGCGTTATTCACAGCGTTATCGGGTGGTCAAGAACGATCTGGCTTTCTCCGGCCTGATCAGGTGCGGCCACTGCGGCTGCGCATTAGTGGGGGAGATTAAGAAAGGCCGTTATGTCTACTACCATTGCACTCGTAACCGTGGTGAATGTTCCCAGAAGTATGTGAAGGAAGAGATGCTCGAAGCCGCTTATGTGGAGGCGATCGGTCGAATCACTCTGCCAAGCGAATTCGTGGATTGGGCGCTCTCCGTGATTCGGGAAAACGCGGAGGAGGACCGACGCTTTCATCTCGAAGCCGCTGCTCGCCTCGACAAGGAACTTGTCCAAATCCAAAAACGTCTGAACACAATGTACCAGGACCGGCTGAGTAATCGGATCTCCCCCGAAATGTACGACGAACTCGCCGCATCGGTGAATCGGGAGGAGGCCCGGCTGCAGCGCGAGATAAAGGAGCATCGATCAGACTCACCGGCTTCGTACGTAGCAGAAAGCGCGCAAGTGCTCGAACTCGCTGCAAAGGCCCGAAAACTGTTCGAAATGCAGACACCGCGTAACAAACGGCAACTGCTAAACGTAGTCCTATCGAACTCGACCTGGAAAGACGGAAAGCTCAGCGTCGATTACCGCCAACCCTTTGAATTATTTAGCACTTGGAGTGAAACAATGAAGAACGCAACAGAACACGAAGGCGGAGAAAAGGGCCAAAATGAAAATTGGCTCCTCAGGTAG
- a CDS encoding recombinase family protein, whose translation MNPKRKTSAVGNHLVRSAVSYARGRSIDEREGHSVSDQQGSIREYATRHDIEVVREFADFNDQRNVTGRPAFLEMVSFLAKHPEVTIILSLSCDRLSRNLQDFGLIEDLDRDLHLIREGVILSRASSSSGKLLHAMQVMIANVYLDNLSAEVKKGQRSKALAGLWPSFAPIGYKNVDLGSGQRGIAPDPARAPLLARCFRMFATGQHSIRSVAAWANSAGLRFRNSSRSISARALRAILQNSIYSGAFQWEGTLYTGKHQPIISREVWNQVQSLLKVSHRHRHRGVRNQKQLKAKGLMDGKCNTRINDAREGGDE comes from the coding sequence ATGAACCCCAAAAGAAAGACCAGTGCTGTCGGAAACCACCTCGTGAGATCGGCGGTGTCGTACGCCCGTGGGCGCTCTATTGATGAGCGGGAAGGACACTCAGTCAGCGACCAGCAAGGATCGATTCGTGAATATGCAACTCGTCACGACATCGAAGTCGTTCGAGAATTTGCCGATTTCAACGATCAACGTAACGTAACTGGAAGGCCTGCTTTCCTTGAGATGGTCTCTTTTCTCGCGAAACATCCTGAAGTAACCATCATCCTCTCACTGTCGTGTGACCGCCTGTCTCGAAACCTTCAGGATTTCGGCCTCATCGAGGATCTTGATCGCGACCTACATCTGATTAGAGAGGGCGTGATCCTCTCCAGGGCCTCTTCAAGTTCGGGGAAACTTCTCCATGCCATGCAGGTAATGATTGCCAACGTTTACTTGGACAATCTGTCTGCAGAAGTGAAAAAGGGACAGCGCTCAAAAGCACTGGCAGGACTGTGGCCGTCGTTTGCTCCGATCGGATACAAAAATGTTGACCTCGGATCAGGGCAACGCGGAATTGCACCTGATCCTGCTCGGGCTCCACTACTCGCGCGCTGTTTCAGAATGTTTGCCACCGGCCAGCACTCAATCCGCAGTGTGGCAGCTTGGGCAAACTCGGCAGGTCTTCGGTTTAGGAACAGTAGCCGATCAATTAGCGCTCGGGCACTTCGAGCGATTCTGCAGAACAGCATCTACTCAGGAGCTTTTCAATGGGAAGGGACACTGTATACGGGCAAACATCAGCCGATCATCTCGCGCGAGGTTTGGAACCAGGTGCAGAGCCTTCTCAAGGTTTCTCACCGTCATCGCCATCGCGGAGTTCGGAATCAGAAACAGCTTAAGGCAAAGGGACTGATGGACGGCAAGTGCAACACGCGCATCAATGATGCTCGGGAAGGAGGCGATGAATGA
- a CDS encoding helicase-related protein, whose translation MSTGDPAVAKSKFSVGQQIRRRSSPDQLGYVVKPPQRLGGEWWYPVFFGSQRAVNVPESDIEEFSARRTVEDLFNEAVYGSKESFSKLMTFTKLQFPLRNNLYSFRSTRTEFKSYQFKPLLKFLDSQKQRLLIADEVGLGKTIESGLIISELRARHPDSLDRILIVCPSALCLKWQMEMRNRFDEKFDILDSRGLRRFLQLFQTEGDSVKLRGICSLQSVRSKDVIEEWEAAAPPLDLLVIDEAHHLRNPETLSHRIGRLLGDNSDGMLLLTATPIHLGNLNLFYLLRLLDPEVFGTDPTLLRDKLGETLFDQMIRANEPVVDALRELRAKYPPDLGQCAAILRRVESGPRSSLFTANPEYGETVKRLANTTQISRTDVIALQRRVTNLNQLSQVFTRTRKRDVESRSLRQARTVTVNWTAQEQAIYDAVTERITHLHQSDKVFAMFLAMTPQRQMASCIPAAASRYETPGSALVGTLDEEETDLQAEDWPQEQSPTSETTLDISQAIHAWRGAGSPDTKFEALLEIFRLVDAVEPNGKVLVFAYFKGTLEHLKTKLRQRGLGVEVISGDYDRETRQERMDRFKTDPKLRILLSSEVGSEGLDFQFCHILVNYDLPWNPMVVEQRIGRLDRIGQMSDKVSIFNLSIPGTVEDRILSRLYTRIQIFEKSIGDLEPIIGEEIQRLTSDLFRSQLTTAEQEARIRQAADALENRRQEMEDLEKASSKFIAADEFFEDEIGRVQQKKRYISGVELETFLEEFLKDRFPECALENDGNGYFQLHLTSKLEYFVKVRTRTEDPAWFEFIRKSSGGILRFTFDSEIALRNREIDFLTVQHPLIRAIKQYYEENAEQLHPVAKLSVRTSLVEPGDYFYFIYRLEFSGARKEHVLVPIFVSADADSILSAELSEELLTHLITESQTLDLLPTYECNQSYLATATSYFSEYLQQQRQDLAKFNEALVQSRLASLRQSYDARIARKQQLLKEGQSRNSPTKYLRMLEGTLRRLNSEFHERLEQAEKEAKLEITYDHIAAGIINVHREAGLS comes from the coding sequence ATGTCCACGGGAGATCCAGCAGTCGCAAAATCGAAATTCTCTGTTGGACAGCAGATTCGAAGACGAAGTTCACCAGACCAACTCGGGTACGTAGTAAAGCCCCCACAACGGTTGGGCGGGGAGTGGTGGTATCCGGTATTCTTCGGGTCTCAACGCGCCGTAAACGTTCCGGAATCCGACATCGAGGAGTTTTCAGCTCGCCGGACCGTAGAAGATCTCTTCAACGAAGCGGTGTACGGGTCGAAAGAGAGCTTCTCGAAGCTTATGACGTTTACAAAGCTTCAGTTTCCGCTTCGGAACAACCTCTACTCCTTCCGTTCCACCAGAACCGAGTTCAAGTCGTACCAGTTCAAGCCGCTTCTCAAATTCCTGGACTCACAAAAACAACGCCTACTCATCGCTGACGAGGTTGGTCTCGGAAAAACGATTGAATCAGGTCTGATCATTTCTGAACTTCGGGCCCGGCATCCAGATTCTCTGGATCGCATCCTGATCGTCTGCCCATCTGCCCTTTGTCTGAAATGGCAGATGGAAATGCGCAATAGGTTCGATGAAAAATTCGACATTCTGGACTCCAGGGGGTTGCGAAGATTTCTGCAGCTTTTCCAAACAGAGGGGGATTCCGTCAAGCTCAGGGGGATATGTTCGCTTCAGTCAGTTCGATCAAAGGATGTAATTGAAGAATGGGAGGCTGCTGCTCCACCCTTGGACCTCTTGGTGATCGACGAAGCACACCACCTCCGTAACCCTGAAACCCTTTCACATAGAATTGGACGCTTGCTGGGCGACAATTCCGATGGAATGCTGTTACTCACTGCAACGCCGATCCATCTCGGAAATTTAAACCTCTTCTATTTGCTTCGATTGCTTGACCCGGAAGTATTTGGAACGGATCCGACTTTGTTACGCGACAAACTCGGCGAAACGCTCTTCGACCAGATGATTCGTGCGAATGAACCGGTCGTTGATGCATTGAGAGAGCTCCGAGCTAAATACCCTCCAGATTTGGGGCAATGCGCGGCAATCTTGAGACGCGTCGAATCTGGGCCGAGATCTTCTCTCTTCACCGCCAACCCGGAATATGGTGAAACCGTCAAGCGCCTTGCAAACACTACGCAGATAAGTCGAACAGATGTCATTGCGTTACAACGGCGCGTGACCAATCTCAACCAGCTTAGCCAGGTATTCACGCGCACGCGCAAGCGCGACGTTGAATCTCGGTCGTTACGACAGGCGCGCACCGTGACTGTCAACTGGACGGCGCAGGAACAGGCGATATATGACGCTGTAACGGAGCGGATCACGCATCTTCATCAGTCCGACAAAGTGTTCGCCATGTTCCTGGCTATGACGCCTCAGCGGCAGATGGCAAGCTGCATACCGGCAGCGGCTAGCAGGTATGAGACACCTGGCTCGGCACTCGTTGGGACTCTGGATGAGGAGGAGACAGACCTCCAGGCTGAAGACTGGCCACAAGAACAATCGCCAACTTCAGAAACGACTCTCGACATATCTCAGGCAATCCACGCGTGGAGAGGAGCAGGCTCGCCTGATACTAAATTTGAAGCATTATTGGAAATATTCCGCCTCGTTGATGCGGTTGAGCCGAATGGGAAGGTTCTTGTATTCGCATATTTCAAAGGGACTCTGGAGCATCTCAAAACGAAACTTCGCCAGCGGGGACTTGGTGTTGAGGTAATCAGCGGAGATTACGATCGAGAAACCCGGCAAGAGCGGATGGACCGGTTTAAAACAGATCCTAAACTTCGAATCTTGCTTTCCTCCGAAGTAGGTAGCGAAGGATTGGACTTCCAGTTTTGTCACATTCTCGTGAATTACGATCTGCCCTGGAATCCAATGGTCGTGGAGCAACGCATCGGCAGACTCGACCGCATCGGCCAGATGTCCGACAAGGTTAGCATCTTCAATCTTTCAATACCGGGTACGGTGGAAGATCGAATCCTGAGTCGGCTCTACACGAGAATTCAGATCTTCGAGAAATCAATCGGAGACCTGGAACCGATAATAGGAGAAGAAATTCAAAGGCTTACTTCTGACCTTTTTCGTTCACAATTGACAACCGCCGAACAAGAGGCGCGCATTCGGCAGGCCGCCGACGCCCTTGAAAATCGCCGGCAAGAGATGGAGGACCTTGAAAAAGCCAGCAGTAAATTCATTGCAGCAGATGAATTCTTCGAAGATGAAATCGGGCGTGTTCAACAAAAAAAGCGATACATCTCTGGCGTCGAACTTGAGACATTCCTGGAAGAGTTTTTGAAAGATAGATTCCCCGAGTGTGCTCTGGAGAATGACGGCAATGGATACTTTCAACTGCACCTCACCTCAAAGCTTGAGTATTTCGTTAAGGTGAGAACGCGAACGGAAGACCCCGCATGGTTTGAATTCATTCGTAAATCCAGTGGGGGGATCCTGCGATTCACTTTCGACTCAGAGATTGCGCTACGAAACCGTGAGATTGATTTCCTTACAGTTCAGCATCCATTGATTCGGGCGATAAAGCAGTATTACGAAGAAAACGCTGAGCAACTCCATCCGGTGGCAAAACTCAGCGTCCGTACTTCACTGGTTGAGCCCGGAGACTATTTCTACTTCATCTATCGCTTGGAGTTCTCCGGAGCTCGCAAAGAACATGTTCTTGTTCCGATTTTCGTATCGGCCGATGCTGATTCAATCCTCAGCGCGGAACTCTCAGAAGAACTTCTAACGCATTTGATTACTGAGAGCCAAACCTTGGACCTGCTACCGACATATGAGTGCAATCAAAGTTATCTGGCAACGGCGACCTCATACTTCTCGGAATATTTGCAGCAACAAAGACAGGATCTTGCAAAGTTTAATGAAGCTTTGGTGCAAAGCAGGCTTGCCAGCCTCAGACAATCTTATGACGCAAGAATCGCCAGAAAACAGCAACTTCTCAAAGAAGGTCAAAGCAGAAATAGTCCTACGAAGTATTTAAGAATGCTCGAAGGAACGCTTCGCCGTCTTAATTCGGAGTTCCATGAACGCCTTGAACAGGCCGAAAAAGAAGCCAAGCTCGAAATCACATACGACCATATCGCTGCGGGAATCATCAACGTTCATCGCGAAGCAGGCCTGTCATGA